The Lachnospiraceae bacterium oral taxon 500 genome window below encodes:
- a CDS encoding DNA methylase yields MNSFISWIGGKKLLRKQIISQFPKEMDRYIEVFGGAGWVLFGKAKGRELEVFNDIDGELINLYRCVKYHCKALQEELAYSLSSREIFYTDKERIRVKGTTDIQRAAAYFRLIRTSFGSDRRSFNTSSRRLSDKIEYLSEISQRLESVVIENKDFQNLIEVYDRKNALFYLDPPYYKSEKYYDEEFGEHDHIRLFETLKKIKGKWILSYNNHDRIKEIYREFQIVEINRFNNLSNKNREYKELLIKNY; encoded by the coding sequence ATGAATAGTTTTATTAGTTGGATTGGCGGGAAGAAGTTATTAAGAAAGCAGATAATAAGTCAGTTTCCCAAGGAAATGGATAGGTACATAGAGGTATTTGGAGGAGCGGGCTGGGTTTTATTTGGAAAGGCAAAAGGCCGTGAATTAGAAGTGTTTAATGATATTGATGGAGAGTTGATCAATCTATATCGCTGTGTAAAGTATCATTGTAAGGCGTTGCAGGAAGAATTGGCATATTCTTTATCATCAAGAGAAATCTTTTATACGGATAAGGAACGAATAAGGGTAAAAGGAACAACAGATATTCAAAGGGCTGCGGCCTATTTTAGACTAATAAGGACAAGCTTTGGCTCAGATAGAAGAAGTTTTAATACGAGTTCCAGAAGACTATCCGATAAAATTGAGTATCTATCAGAAATTAGCCAAAGATTGGAATCTGTAGTGATTGAAAATAAGGATTTTCAAAATTTAATTGAAGTTTATGACAGAAAAAATGCGTTGTTTTATCTTGATCCACCCTATTACAAAAGTGAAAAATATTATGATGAGGAATTCGGGGAACACGACCATATAAGATTGTTTGAAACGCTTAAAAAGATAAAAGGGAAATGGATTCTTTCCTATAATAATCATGATAGGATTAAAGAAATATACCGGGAGTTTCAAATCGTAGAAATAAACAGGTTCAATAACCTGTCTAACAAAAATAGGGAATATAAGGAGTTGCTTATCAAGAATTATTAA
- a CDS encoding DUF2634 domain-containing protein produces MLENGDFKIISGEDEILQSLERILTTRKGEWFLNEEIGLDYSELEKKEVDQELLRLSVIEAVLQEERVQEVLDLIIEWDRAKRALKLSFNLVLKGKGDLYGGHYEVWL; encoded by the coding sequence GTGCTGGAAAATGGGGATTTTAAAATAATATCAGGAGAGGATGAGATTTTGCAGTCCTTAGAAAGGATATTGACAACGAGAAAGGGCGAATGGTTTTTAAATGAAGAGATAGGCCTTGATTATTCGGAATTAGAAAAGAAAGAAGTCGACCAGGAACTGCTGCGGCTTTCTGTTATAGAAGCGGTATTGCAGGAAGAAAGAGTGCAGGAGGTTTTGGATTTAATAATCGAATGGGACAGGGCTAAAAGAGCGTTAAAACTAAGTTTTAATCTGGTTTTAAAAGGGAAAGGTGATTTGTATGGCGGGCATTACGAAGTTTGGCTTTGA